One genomic region from Rubinisphaera margarita encodes:
- a CDS encoding ArnT family glycosyltransferase, with translation MDIPISCEYRIAGDSSQFSGIQADLLHFATQDLMSGCGSLLGRVDQPYSHAPAFVHLRRDLPCCAILTAAVAARPIDAFAALSKLRPSSYDAVHKCMPLRFTPSRIEPLMFSESNSLQLRAEFFTIGCILLFSFLLNSWNNDFPLGYHGDEPKKARFILDGTQDYHHPILILQLSRIGNAILGFEEESGAVLIGRFVSALAGTAIVWFTYLLALRCLPGRWSLLAALLTATSPILVIHAHYLKEDILFTACALASVLAWLRFWQNVPMLPSICLAGLAMGLSMSAHYKSVLLWPLALAIPFFDGSSLRAILTRLPALAGIFFLSEFVFFSVNYPILIDPDIFLSGLNHEYTHAAFGHSLHISALDYYFLFHLRFSLIPGLTLPIVVLAIVGLLWILGSWKTVSVTARILVTYAVVYYVVPELVPSKPAPDFARYVLQVAPALIVLAVIGMERLAVTMVPHIFKPAYLVLIGVCVAWPAFLSVALDHHLASDTRQVAQEWINERDEKAIYEHYAHESWDCVSLADLDLAQVRSSGVRYLVASDFRYERYFRGVKMEGQSDLVHDRHRAYEHLFQGTVQIIRPAFRSYAFSNPTIRIIDLDKLPPLAISQRGE, from the coding sequence GTGGATATTCCAATTTCATGTGAGTACCGAATTGCTGGAGATTCATCCCAATTCAGTGGCATTCAGGCCGATTTACTACATTTTGCTACACAAGATTTGATGTCAGGATGTGGGAGCCTGCTCGGTAGAGTGGATCAGCCATATAGCCATGCTCCAGCATTCGTGCATCTGCGTCGCGATCTGCCTTGCTGCGCAATTCTGACAGCTGCGGTTGCGGCGCGGCCGATCGATGCATTTGCAGCCCTGTCAAAATTGAGGCCGTCTTCGTATGATGCAGTCCACAAATGTATGCCACTTCGCTTTACGCCATCACGGATTGAGCCATTGATGTTCTCCGAGAGCAATTCACTTCAGCTTCGCGCCGAGTTCTTTACGATCGGCTGTATTCTCCTGTTTTCATTCCTCCTGAACAGTTGGAACAATGATTTTCCGCTCGGCTATCACGGCGATGAGCCCAAGAAAGCCAGATTCATCCTGGATGGCACTCAGGATTACCATCACCCGATTCTAATTCTGCAGTTGTCCCGTATCGGTAACGCCATCTTGGGCTTTGAGGAAGAGAGCGGCGCGGTTCTAATCGGCCGGTTCGTCTCGGCGTTGGCTGGCACCGCGATCGTCTGGTTCACGTATCTTTTGGCCCTCCGATGTTTGCCTGGCCGATGGTCTCTGCTCGCTGCATTGCTTACAGCAACGTCTCCGATTCTGGTAATTCACGCGCACTACCTGAAAGAAGACATTCTTTTCACGGCCTGTGCTCTCGCGTCGGTACTGGCATGGTTGCGATTCTGGCAGAACGTTCCCATGCTTCCCAGCATTTGTCTTGCAGGGCTGGCGATGGGCCTGTCCATGTCGGCTCACTACAAGTCCGTGTTATTGTGGCCTCTGGCACTCGCGATTCCTTTCTTCGACGGTTCATCATTGCGTGCAATACTCACACGTCTGCCGGCCTTGGCTGGAATTTTCTTCCTGTCTGAATTCGTATTCTTCAGCGTGAATTATCCCATTTTGATTGATCCCGACATTTTTCTATCGGGATTGAACCATGAATATACCCACGCTGCGTTTGGACACTCGCTGCATATCAGTGCTTTAGACTATTACTTTCTGTTTCACTTGCGTTTCAGCCTTATTCCAGGGCTGACCCTGCCAATCGTGGTTCTGGCGATCGTGGGACTCCTGTGGATCTTGGGGAGTTGGAAGACAGTGTCGGTCACCGCACGCATACTGGTTACGTACGCGGTCGTTTATTATGTCGTTCCAGAATTGGTGCCCTCAAAGCCAGCGCCAGATTTCGCGCGATACGTCCTCCAGGTGGCACCCGCCCTGATCGTGCTAGCCGTAATCGGCATGGAACGACTGGCTGTGACAATGGTGCCTCACATTTTCAAACCGGCTTATCTGGTCCTGATCGGAGTATGCGTTGCGTGGCCTGCGTTTCTCAGCGTGGCACTGGACCATCATCTGGCGAGCGATACGCGGCAGGTGGCTCAGGAGTGGATTAACGAACGCGACGAGAAAGCCATCTATGAACACTACGCCCACGAAAGCTGGGACTGCGTTTCTCTAGCCGATCTCGATCTCGCTCAGGTGCGCAGCAGCGGCGTGAGATATCTTGTGGCGAGCGATTTCCGGTACGAACGCTACTTCCGAGGCGTGAAAATGGAAGGCCAGAGCGATCTCGTGCACGACCGACATCGCGCCTACGAGCACCTTTTTCAGGGGACAGTGCAGATCATCAGGCCGGCATTCCGCAGTTATGCCTTCAGCAATCCGACGATCCGGATCATTGACCTCGACAAGCTTCCGCCACTTGCCATCAGTCAACGGGGAGAGTAG
- a CDS encoding formylglycine-generating enzyme family protein gives MKFAFIAGVFGTINAFGYYWTAKVESEAAMPAQAIAPFEREEASEHQQRWANHLEIPFVHQNSLGMQMTVIPSGTFTMGAREEEFTSKDRERPRHSVTLTQPFLMAAHETTLGQFRQFVAEANYRLDPTRVEVKTIEAEARRGEWIENPEVPWEQPGFLQDDTHPVVNVSWIDAMAFCEWLSNRENRRYRLPTEAEWEFACRAGTDSMFYTGEGLWSFKPMDNHADQSLHPDMVGHAPDASPWNDGFPNTAPVGSFPPNPFGICDMHGNIREWCFDWFSEKTYTAEPRIDPVGPPSGNQRSLRGGNWGSNEYYCRSGKRMGRSPFARNIRDGFRVMCEIVPNEAIGPGASHQTVSATD, from the coding sequence GTGAAGTTTGCCTTCATCGCCGGCGTGTTCGGAACGATCAACGCCTTCGGGTACTACTGGACTGCGAAGGTCGAGTCTGAAGCAGCAATGCCTGCTCAAGCGATTGCACCCTTTGAACGCGAGGAAGCCAGCGAACATCAACAACGGTGGGCGAATCATCTTGAAATTCCGTTCGTGCATCAGAACTCTCTTGGGATGCAGATGACGGTCATCCCGTCGGGAACCTTTACGATGGGGGCACGGGAAGAAGAGTTCACCTCGAAGGATCGCGAACGCCCTCGGCACTCCGTAACGCTCACACAACCATTTCTGATGGCCGCTCATGAAACGACATTAGGTCAGTTTCGTCAGTTCGTGGCGGAAGCCAACTATAGACTGGACCCTACTCGCGTGGAGGTGAAGACAATCGAAGCCGAAGCCCGGAGGGGCGAATGGATCGAGAACCCGGAAGTCCCCTGGGAGCAGCCGGGGTTTCTTCAGGACGACACTCACCCCGTTGTCAACGTGAGCTGGATAGATGCCATGGCCTTTTGCGAATGGCTCAGCAATCGCGAAAACAGGCGATATCGACTCCCAACGGAAGCTGAATGGGAGTTTGCTTGCCGTGCCGGCACCGACTCGATGTTCTACACTGGCGAAGGACTCTGGTCCTTCAAGCCCATGGACAATCACGCCGACCAATCCTTGCACCCCGACATGGTCGGGCACGCTCCCGATGCTTCCCCCTGGAATGATGGTTTCCCGAACACGGCTCCCGTCGGTTCTTTTCCTCCAAACCCGTTTGGGATCTGTGATATGCACGGCAACATCCGGGAATGGTGTTTCGACTGGTTCTCCGAAAAGACATATACGGCCGAACCTCGAATTGATCCCGTCGGTCCTCCTTCCGGAAACCAGCGGTCCTTGCGCGGAGGAAACTGGGGAAGCAATGAGTACTACTGTCGCTCCGGCAAACGCATGGGTCGCAGTCCCTTTGCACGCAACATTCGTGATGGTTTTCGCGTGATGTGTGAGATTGTTCCCAACGAGGCCATCGGCCCGGGGGCATCGCATCAGACGGTAAGCGCAACGGACTAA
- a CDS encoding transposase, translating to MARATKSNGDCCSESWMNRGLIANFGASTEPSSGRLAVRRAGKKRSRKNPHTSGGSRGGFSTKTHLVCDVSGCPIHFELSPGQAHENTTVVERLNGIDAEMTTGAGKVIAWPLALAGDKE from the coding sequence ATGGCACGAGCGACGAAGTCAAACGGCGACTGCTGCAGCGAATCGTGGATGAACAGGGGATTAATAGCGAACTTTGGTGCGTCGACAGAACCATCGTCCGGGCGACTCGCTGTGCGGCGGGCGGGAAAAAAGCGGAGCCGGAAGAACCCTCACACATCAGGCGGCTCGCGAGGTGGTTTTTCGACGAAGACCCATCTCGTCTGCGACGTGTCCGGGTGTCCGATCCACTTTGAACTCAGTCCGGGCCAGGCTCACGAGAACACCACCGTGGTGGAGCGACTCAACGGCATTGATGCGGAGATGACGACCGGAGCGGGAAAAGTCATCGCGTGGCCCCTCGCCCTGGCCGGCGACAAAGAGTAA
- a CDS encoding transposase encodes MLLQLEIMPVIPSKKNEERKKRAVEFEKEQYRRRNIVERLIGCLKESRCVFARFEKTAIRYLWIRELVIIQRYLRMLAK; translated from the coding sequence ATGCTCTTGCAACTCGAGATCATGCCAGTGATCCCCTCGAAGAAAAATGAAGAACGCAAGAAACGTGCAGTGGAATTTGAAAAGGAGCAATATCGCAGACGTAACATCGTGGAGCGACTCATTGGCTGCCTGAAGGAAAGCCGCTGCGTGTTTGCCCGCTTTGAAAAGACAGCCATCAGGTATCTCTGGATTAGAGAACTAGTGATCATCCAGAGATACCTCCGAATGCTCGCCAAATGA
- the opgC gene encoding OpgC domain-containing protein, which produces MPNNPDVTAAASKMTLFFYKPPIVPCIPETILRNNASDHPIPPSGRLVSVDFFRGLALIIVMLDHIDWLVDDTNIFLSCTPIAWGYSDVSEVFISLSGYTFGYIYSTRLIREPFHCSLARVLRRSLQIYATYVLLSACIITVHRLTNNTLIHLAARISPNVSTMSLAYSSLTLQFQPFCLQILAVYCIILPPMLGLLRIMLHRPGRALCASAIIYVIPPLHPGFNLPTIHDHDGWFFNPFAWQFLFAVSMWFGAARRIKPPPPCLNRQLTAPIALACVAIIAYLQLTDRTFPLRILSHHLPVQSWLDSKTHAGPLRLFHLCLLVHATHCVSKAICHHYSTSLSSVTLPFRTIGRTPLRAYAFGTALTYIAYFLTASSTLGTAGMLILGLDASLLLLLFCGLTVRKKNDVI; this is translated from the coding sequence ATGCCGAATAATCCTGACGTCACCGCCGCAGCGTCAAAGATGACGCTATTTTTTTATAAACCCCCAATAGTTCCTTGCATTCCGGAAACAATTCTCCGAAACAATGCATCTGACCATCCGATACCACCATCGGGGAGGTTGGTATCCGTCGATTTCTTCCGCGGACTGGCTTTGATCATCGTTATGCTTGACCATATAGACTGGCTGGTAGACGATACAAACATTTTCCTATCATGCACTCCAATTGCTTGGGGCTACTCGGATGTCTCGGAAGTCTTTATCAGTCTATCCGGCTACACCTTTGGATACATCTACTCTACCCGCTTGATTCGAGAACCTTTCCACTGTTCGCTAGCACGTGTCCTGCGTCGCTCCCTGCAAATCTACGCGACCTATGTACTCCTTTCCGCCTGTATCATTACCGTTCACAGACTGACTAACAACACACTAATCCATCTCGCTGCACGCATTTCACCTAACGTCTCAACCATGAGTCTCGCATACTCGTCATTGACGTTGCAATTCCAGCCGTTCTGCCTACAGATCCTAGCGGTGTATTGCATTATATTGCCACCGATGCTCGGACTTCTTAGAATAATGTTGCACAGACCCGGGCGTGCACTCTGTGCATCCGCGATTATTTATGTTATCCCGCCACTTCATCCCGGGTTCAATCTTCCTACAATACATGACCATGATGGATGGTTCTTTAACCCCTTCGCTTGGCAATTTCTGTTTGCCGTTTCGATGTGGTTCGGAGCGGCGCGCCGTATCAAACCGCCGCCACCTTGCCTCAATCGACAACTAACAGCTCCAATCGCCTTAGCTTGCGTCGCTATAATAGCCTATCTTCAGCTTACTGACAGGACTTTTCCACTTCGGATATTATCGCACCACCTCCCAGTACAGTCTTGGCTGGATAGTAAGACTCACGCTGGACCACTCCGCTTATTCCATCTATGCCTCCTCGTTCATGCTACGCACTGTGTGTCCAAAGCTATCTGCCACCACTACAGTACATCCTTAAGCAGTGTCACACTTCCGTTTAGAACAATCGGACGAACGCCACTTCGTGCGTACGCCTTCGGCACTGCTTTAACCTACATAGCGTATTTTTTAACTGCGTCCTCAACGCTTGGCACTGCAGGAATGTTGATCCTTGGTCTGGACGCCTCACTGCTCCTACTACTTTTTTGCGGCCTTACCGTCCGAAAGAAAAATGACGTTATATAA
- a CDS encoding DUF1559 family PulG-like putative transporter: MRRVHNQFRYFYKSGFTLVELLTTIGIVSILIALLLPAVQQARESARRTQCGSQLRQIGIALHNYHSAHNVFPPGGVALDHEVPIVVCLSSESYGAIDVWADAAAGPGSQGSSWMLQILPYIERSDLYDRWDYTTSVIGNRAVAETDIPFFYCPSRRSGLRPQDLPIMFEMWEKGGTDYGGCLGGCNGYHNCGSKETWQVSDGRRGGGPCKGVFGVNRATGFQHITDGTSNTIMLGELQRFDEGPEQLSSRDGWAVGAASTHFSTCSDQCKGPNSAHFEEPGSEHPGGCQVAMADGSVRFISNQTSVKLLEYLGSIAGENEPVFSLP, translated from the coding sequence ATGCGAAGAGTTCACAATCAATTTCGATACTTCTACAAGAGTGGATTCACACTCGTGGAGTTACTGACGACGATCGGCATCGTTTCGATTCTGATCGCCCTCTTGCTTCCAGCCGTGCAGCAGGCTCGAGAATCTGCTCGTCGGACGCAGTGTGGCAGTCAACTCCGGCAAATCGGGATCGCTCTTCACAATTACCATAGTGCCCACAACGTCTTCCCGCCTGGAGGAGTGGCACTGGACCATGAAGTTCCAATCGTGGTCTGCTTGAGCAGTGAATCCTACGGCGCGATCGACGTCTGGGCGGATGCCGCTGCCGGGCCTGGTTCGCAGGGAAGCAGTTGGATGCTGCAGATCCTCCCCTATATCGAAAGAAGCGATCTCTACGACCGTTGGGATTACACAACCAGCGTCATCGGCAACCGAGCAGTCGCCGAAACGGATATCCCTTTCTTCTATTGCCCCAGCCGTCGTAGCGGATTGCGGCCACAGGATCTCCCGATCATGTTCGAAATGTGGGAGAAGGGCGGCACGGACTATGGAGGATGCCTCGGCGGGTGTAACGGCTACCACAATTGCGGTTCCAAGGAAACATGGCAGGTGTCTGACGGCCGACGCGGTGGCGGCCCCTGTAAGGGAGTCTTCGGGGTCAACCGGGCGACGGGCTTCCAGCACATCACCGATGGCACCTCGAACACAATCATGCTGGGAGAACTTCAGCGTTTCGACGAAGGCCCGGAGCAACTCAGCAGCCGTGACGGCTGGGCCGTGGGTGCAGCTTCGACACACTTCTCAACTTGTAGTGACCAGTGCAAGGGCCCCAACAGCGCCCATTTCGAAGAACCCGGCAGCGAACACCCCGGCGGTTGCCAAGTCGCAATGGCCGATGGCTCCGTCCGCTTTATCAGCAATCAGACCAGCGTCAAGCTTCTCGAATATCTGGGAAGCATCGCCGGCGAAAACGAACCTGTCTTTTCATTGCCATAA
- a CDS encoding DUF1573 domain-containing protein — protein MVTRASIVASTLILSGATFLAIGVATHSMPPMLTAIPDKIDGGDITDTGALVSFTLVNNSDEVVLVQCDCTQVDLDRAHIPPHSTKNVSLQWNPNGEPGPVDTTINIHYYAERNPRTSKVLILQIFGTIRPSDRPSPPS, from the coding sequence ATGGTTACTCGTGCTTCAATCGTTGCATCTACGTTAATCCTGTCCGGGGCAACATTTCTTGCAATCGGAGTTGCTACGCATTCGATGCCCCCCATGCTTACCGCCATACCTGACAAGATCGACGGGGGCGACATCACTGACACTGGCGCATTGGTATCATTCACCCTAGTTAACAACAGCGATGAAGTTGTATTGGTCCAGTGCGATTGTACCCAGGTTGATCTTGATCGAGCCCACATCCCACCACACTCGACCAAGAATGTTTCCCTCCAATGGAACCCAAATGGCGAGCCAGGGCCAGTCGATACGACAATCAACATTCATTACTATGCCGAACGAAACCCTCGAACTTCCAAAGTGCTTATACTACAGATTTTCGGCACAATCCGCCCCTCAGACCGTCCGTCGCCACCGTCATAA
- a CDS encoding ArnT family glycosyltransferase — protein MTLPLKKHWQMIAFWALLLTHTGLLAYSAAVHSPNANEPAHLAAGVSHWEFGRFELYRVNPPLVRMVAAIPTVLLGYEEDWSSYNDYPGSRCVFYVGPDFMWANGYRSLWLTTYGRWACIPFCLVGICVCYRWSRELYGPMAGLLSMSLWAFSPSMIAHGSFFTPDAHAASMGLLAAYLFWKWLKEPDWFHAVLAGTGVGLALATKSTWIVLLGLWPALWLVWRLFRRQQENATEGHSRPPVIQLILLLLIGLNVLHLAYFYEGSFPRLGSFEFVSHSLKGNEEEGVGNRFRGTWLEHLPLPLPREFVAGIDVQKHDLDRPRQTYFRGRLHDHGFWYYYLYAIAIKVPIGTQLLWLAALIAFVTGCHGRNFCDEMILFIPVAIIMVLVSSQTNYNAHLRYVLGAFPFLFVLAGRLSQREGFSVHLRRWAVGGCLVWTVGSTLLCYPHCLSYFNETIGGSRNGYKHLANSNLDWGQDLLFLSWWLEEKGHSEKIELVYYGLFDPAIVGIDYENPAIVRSDVRLVDREQQRRLGFVSSNFRAGMEFFQWNGTGKATDFAGYDAEDVRLHSIRSIMSFDRQTDLKRASQKVAK, from the coding sequence ATGACTCTACCACTGAAAAAGCACTGGCAGATGATCGCATTCTGGGCCTTGTTGTTGACCCACACAGGGCTTCTTGCTTACTCAGCTGCGGTTCACAGTCCGAACGCCAATGAGCCTGCCCATCTGGCGGCGGGAGTCAGTCACTGGGAGTTCGGCCGCTTTGAACTCTATCGCGTGAACCCTCCGTTAGTGCGGATGGTTGCTGCGATCCCAACTGTCTTGCTCGGCTACGAAGAGGACTGGTCTTCTTACAACGACTATCCCGGCTCACGATGTGTGTTCTACGTCGGCCCCGACTTCATGTGGGCCAATGGATACCGTTCGCTCTGGCTGACCACCTATGGTCGCTGGGCCTGTATTCCATTTTGTCTGGTGGGAATCTGTGTTTGCTATCGCTGGTCCCGCGAACTGTACGGCCCGATGGCTGGGTTGCTCTCCATGTCTCTTTGGGCTTTCTCACCGAGCATGATCGCGCATGGCAGTTTTTTTACGCCGGATGCCCATGCGGCCTCAATGGGCTTACTTGCCGCTTATCTTTTCTGGAAATGGCTCAAAGAGCCGGACTGGTTTCATGCAGTCCTGGCGGGGACCGGCGTCGGACTTGCGCTGGCGACGAAGTCAACTTGGATCGTTCTGCTAGGTCTATGGCCGGCACTGTGGCTGGTGTGGAGGCTATTCCGACGACAGCAGGAAAACGCAACCGAAGGACACAGTCGTCCTCCCGTCATTCAACTGATCCTGTTGCTGCTGATCGGGCTCAATGTCCTCCACTTGGCCTATTTTTATGAAGGAAGCTTTCCGCGGCTCGGCAGTTTTGAGTTCGTAAGCCACTCTCTGAAGGGAAATGAGGAGGAGGGCGTCGGGAATCGTTTTCGGGGTACATGGCTGGAGCATCTCCCGCTGCCGTTGCCTCGTGAGTTTGTGGCGGGCATCGACGTTCAGAAACATGACCTCGATCGCCCGCGTCAGACGTATTTCCGCGGACGACTCCACGATCACGGCTTCTGGTATTACTACCTCTATGCAATCGCGATCAAAGTACCGATCGGCACTCAGCTATTATGGCTAGCCGCACTTATAGCGTTCGTCACAGGATGCCACGGCCGGAACTTTTGTGATGAAATGATTCTGTTCATCCCCGTGGCCATCATCATGGTACTAGTGAGTTCTCAGACGAATTACAACGCACACTTGCGATACGTTCTGGGAGCCTTCCCGTTTCTTTTTGTCCTGGCAGGCCGGTTGTCTCAGAGAGAAGGATTTTCTGTCCATCTCAGACGGTGGGCAGTCGGCGGATGTTTGGTGTGGACGGTAGGGTCGACATTGCTCTGCTACCCTCATTGCCTATCTTATTTCAACGAGACGATCGGAGGCTCACGGAACGGATACAAGCATCTCGCGAACAGCAATCTGGACTGGGGGCAGGACTTACTATTTCTAAGTTGGTGGCTCGAAGAAAAGGGCCACTCAGAAAAGATTGAACTTGTCTATTACGGGCTGTTCGATCCGGCGATCGTGGGCATCGATTACGAAAACCCAGCGATCGTTCGGTCCGACGTGAGACTAGTGGACCGAGAGCAACAACGTCGGTTGGGATTCGTGAGTTCTAACTTCAGGGCAGGTATGGAGTTTTTCCAATGGAACGGCACCGGTAAAGCCACAGATTTCGCTGGCTATGACGCGGAAGACGTGCGACTCCATTCAATTCGGTCGATCATGTCATTTGACCGGCAGACCGATCTAAAGAGAGCAAGTCAGAAGGTGGCGAAATAA